From a region of the Daphnia pulicaria isolate SC F1-1A chromosome 1, SC_F0-13Bv2, whole genome shotgun sequence genome:
- the LOC124320649 gene encoding sodium-independent sulfate anion transporter-like — protein sequence MAKTEGSNDSSDSDEASQTAGEPNSVTVIRLKKGQDDKPPASWWQKKKERIFRKKTLYMRVPILKWLPKYSLQDFVADLVAGITVGVTVIPQGLAYATVAGLPPQYGLYASYMGCFVYLLFGSTPVVTIGPTALMSLVTYDSGAALMGPEAAILLAFITGCIVLLFGLLNFGFLIDFIAAPVVAGFTSAAAFTIATTQIEALLGLKFDDEGFLNTWIAVFEHIGETKKWDAVLGFSSIAILLLLRILDQVKLGKEGERNRWQNWFNTGCWLISVSRNAIVIVVASIIAYVLTEPGRSDYPFTLTGDIPSGFPPFKLPAFSFQNGDETYSFVEVCRNLGSSLYISPLVAVLESIAIAKSLAKGKRIDASQEMIAIGTSNILGSFASSYPITGSFSRTAVNAASGVRTPFNGIYTAVLVLLAISVLTPYFFFIPKSCLAAVIICAVIFMVEISLMKMVWKSKKIDLVPFGVTFVFCVFVGLSQGILIGTAVNLGMLLYSTARPRIRIHKIKNPTTEYLLIAPDRSLVFTAMEYFMSSVRKASALYPGIIVIIDMSHVSAADFTTAYGFDNMIKSLQKHGHKLVLTKTKPEILPILSGIGCDLHVHSDGMDLDALLKEITLTTSIITPKVSSSSSSSSISSNSEDCVEVEVTSPTCSD from the exons aTGGCGAAAACGGAAGGAAGCAACGATTCTA GCGATAGTGACGAAGCTAGTCAGACTGCGGGAGAACCGAATTCCGTGACCGTTATCCGGTTGAAAAAGGGGCAAGATGATAAGCCACCGGCGTCCTGgtggcaaaagaagaaagagcgcATTTTTCGAAAGAAAACGCTGTACATGCGCGTACCAATCCTGAAATGGCTGCCAAAATATTCCCTCCAGGATTTCGTGGCCGATCTAGTGGCCGGCATCACTGTCGGAGTCACAGTGATCCCACAAGGATTAGCTTACGCAACCGTGGCCGGACTTCCTCCTCAG TATGGTCTGTACGCGTCATACATGGGCTGCTTTGTTTATCTTCTATTTGGAAGCACGCCCGTCGTCACTATCGGCCCGACGGCTCTCATGTCTCTCGTCACATACGATTCCGGGGCGGCGCTAATGGGTCCCGAAGCGGCCATACTCTTAGCTTTCATAACCGGATGCATCGTTCTTCTCTTTGGGCTTCTCAATTTCG GGTTCTTGATTGACTTTATCGCGGCTCCAGTCGTGGCTGGGTTCACTAGCGCCGCCGCTTTTACCATAGCCACAACTCAGATCGAAGCTCTACTCGGGTTGAAATTTGACGACGAAGGTTTCCTCAATACGTGGATCGCGGTGTTTGAACACATCGGTGAGACCAAAAAATGGGACGCCGTTTTGGGTTTCTCTTCCATCGCCATTTTACTTCTCCTCCGG ATTCTCGATCAAGTCAAATTGGGTAAAGAAGGCGAGAGGAATCGATGGCAAAATTGGTTCAACACGGGATGCTGGCTGATTTCGGTTTCCCGCAACGCCATCGTCATCGTCGTTGCGTCGATTATTGCTTACGTTCTTACAGAGCCGGGACGAAGTGATTATCCTTTTACGCTCACTG GTGACATTCCTAGCGGATTTCCTCCTTTCAAACTTCCCGCGTTCTCCTTCCAGAATGGCGATGAGACATACTCGTTCGTGGAGGTATGCAGAAATCTAGGCTCATCTCTTTACATCAGTCCTTTGGTTGCCGTTCTCGAATCAATCGCCATCGCCAAATCTTtag CcaaagggaaaagaattgATGCCAGCCAAGAGATGATTGCCATAGGGACGAGCAACATTTTGGGCTCTTTTGCGTCATCTTATCCGATCACTGGCTCTTTCTCTCGCACAGCTGTCAACGCCGCCAGTGGCGTACGGACACCTTTCAATGGAATTTATACcg CCGTTTTGGTGCTTTTGGCCATTTCGGTCTTGACGCCgtacttcttcttcattccgaAAAGCTGCTTGGCGGCTGTCATCATCTGCGCCGTGATTTTCATGGTGGAAATCAGCTTAATGAAAATGGTCTGGAAGTCAAAGa AAATCGATTTGGTTCCGTTTGGAGTCACATTCGTCTTTTGCGTCTTCGTTGGACTTTCCCAAGGCATTCTAATTGGCACAGCTGTCAATCTGGGCATGCTCTTGTACAGCACGGCTCGACCACGGATTAGAATTCACAAAATcaag AATCCAACGACCGAATATCTGCTCATAGCCCCGGATCGCAGCTTGGTGTTTACAGCTATGGAATATTTCATGTCGAGTGTTCGCAAGGCCTCGGCGCTTTATCCCGGCATAATCGTCATCATCGACATGAGCCACGTCTCGGCGGCGGATTTCACTACTGCTTAC GGATTCGACAACATGATCAAGAGTCTGCAGAAACACGGCCACAAACTCGTCTTGACTAAGACCAAACCAGAAATTTTGCCCATTTTGTCTGGCATAGGCTGCGACCTGCACGTCCACAGCGACGGAATGGATCTAGACGCACTACTTAAAG AGATTACCTTGACAACTTCAATAATAACGCCTAAAgtgtcatcatcttcatcgtcTTCCAGTATTAGCAGCAATTCGGAGGATTgtgttgaagttgaagtaacgtCCCCCACCTGCTCGGATTGA
- the LOC124320650 gene encoding sodium-independent sulfate anion transporter-like, whose amino-acid sequence MAKTEGSNDSSDSDEASQTAGEPNSVTVIRLKKGQDDKPPASWWQKKKERIFRKKTLYMRVPILKWLPKYSLQDFVADLVAGITVGVTVIPKALAYATVAGLPPQYGLYGSYMGCFVYLLLGSTPVVTIGPTALMSLVTYDSGAALMGPEAAILLAFITGCIVLLFGLLNFGFLIDFIAAPVVAGFTSAAAFTIATTQIEALLGLKFDDEGFLNTWIAVFEHIGETKKWDAVLGFSSIAILLLLRILDQVKLGKEGERNRWQNWFNTGCWLISVSRNAIVIVVASIIAYVLTEPGRSDYPFTLTGDIPSGFPPFKLPAFSFQNGDKTYPFTEICRNLGSSLYIAPLVAVLESIAIAKSLAKGKRIDASQEMMAIGTTNILGSFASSYPITGSFSSTAVNAASGVRTPFNGIYTAVLVLLAISVLTPYFFFIPKSCLAAVIICAVIFMVEISLMKMVWKSKKIDLVPFGVTFVFCVFVGLSQGILIGTAVNLGMLLYSTARPRIRIHKIKNPTTEYLLIAPDRSLVFTAMEYFMSSVRKASALYPGIIVIIDMSHVSAADFTTAYGFDNMIKSLQKHGHKLVLTRTKPEILPILSGIGCDLHVHSDGMDLDLLLKEITLTTSIITPKVSSSSSSSSISSNSEDCVEVEVTSPTSSD is encoded by the exons aTGGCGAAAACGGAAGGAAGCAACGATTCTA GCGATAGTGACGAAGCTAGTCAGACTGCGGGAGAACCGAATTCCGTGACCGTTATCCGGTTGAAAAAGGGGCAAGATGATAAGCCACCGGCGTCCTGgtggcaaaagaagaaagagcgcATTTTTCGAAAGAAAACGCTGTACATGCGCGTACCAATCCTGAAATGGCTGCCAAAATATTCCCTGCAGGATTTCGTGGCCGATCTAGTGGCCGGCATCACTGTCGGTGTCACAGTGATTCCCAAAGCACTAGCTTACGCAACCGTGGCCGGACTTCCTCCTCAG TATGGTCTGTACGGGTCATACATGGGCTGCTTTGTTTATCTTCTATTGGGAAGCACGCCCGTCGTCACTATCGGCCCGACGGCTCTCATGTCTCTCGTCACATACGATTCCGGGGCGGCGCTAATGGGTCCCGAAGCGGCCATTCTCTTAGCTTTCATAACCGGATGCATCGTTCTTCTCTTTGGGCTTCTCAATTTCG GGTTCTTGATTGACTTTATCGCGGCTCCAGTCGTGGCTGGGTTCACTAGCGCCGCCGCTTTTACCATAGCCACAACTCAGATCGAAGCTCTACTCGGGTTGAAATTTGACGACGAAGGTTTCCTCAATACGTGGATCGCGGTGTTTGAACACATCGGTGAGACCAAAAAATGGGACGCCGTTTTGGGTTTCTCTTCCATCGCCATTTTACTTCTCCTCCGG ATTCTCGATCAAGTCAAATTGGGTAAAGAAGGAGAGAGGAATCGATGGCAAAATTGGTTCAACACGGGATGCTGGCTGATTTCGGTTTCCCGCAACGCCATCGTCATCGTCGTTGCGTCGATTATTGCTTACGTTCTTACAGAGCCGGGACGAAGTGATTATCCTTTTACGCTCActg GTGACATTCCTAGCGGATTTCCTCCTTTCAAACTTCCCGCGTTCTCCTTCCAGAATGGCGATAAGACATACCCGTTCACGGAGATATGCAGAAATCTAGGTTCATCTCTTTACATCGCTCCTTTGGTTGCCGTTCTCGAATCTATCGCCATCGCCAAATCTTtag CcaaagggaaaagaattgATGCCAGTCAAGAGATGATGGCCATTGGGACGACTAACATCTTGGGCTCGTTTGCGTCATCTTATCCGATCACTGGCTCTTTCTCTAGCACAGCTGTCAACGCCGCCAGTGGCGTACGGACACCTTTCAATGGAATTTATACcg CCGTTTTGGTGCTTTTGGCCATTTCGGTCTTGACGCCgtacttcttcttcattccgaAAAGCTGCTTGGCGGCTGTCATCATCTGCGCCGTGATTTTCATGGTGGAAATCAGCTTAATGAAAATGGTCTGGAAGTCAAAGa AAATCGATTTGGTTCCGTTTGGAGTCACATTCGTCTTTTGCGTCTTCGTTGGACTTTCCCAGGGTATTTTGATTGGCACGGCTGTCAATCTGGGCATGCTGTTGTACAGCACGGCTCGACCACGGATTAGAATTCACAAAATcaag AATCCAACGACCGAATATCTGCTCATAGCCCCGGATCGCAGCTTGGTGTTTACAGCTATGGAATATTTCATGTCGAGTGTTCGCAAGGCCTCGGCGCTTTATCCCGGCATAATCGTCATCATCGACATGAGCCACGTCTCGGCGGCGGATTTCACTACCGCTTAC GGATTCGACAACATGATCAAGAGCCTGCAGAAACACGGCCACAAACTCGTCTTGACTAGGACCAAACCAGAAATTTTGCCCATTTTGTCTGGCATAGGCTGCGACCTGCACGTCCACAGCGACGGAATGGATCTAGACTTATTACTCAAAG AGATTACCTTGACAACTTCAATAATAACGCCTAAAgtgtcatcatcttcatcgtcTTCCAGTATTAGCAGCAATTCGGAGGATTgtgttgaagttgaagtaacgtCGCCCACCTCCTCGGATTGA
- the LOC124320654 gene encoding uncharacterized protein LOC124320654 → MFRFLVMLDPNVDVFISRDTDSVILRIEVDAVDEWLRSNYTFHLMRDHKNHTAIILAGMWGVKLHQRRDLIEGLTRAMILAGQDQQKSTDQTLLDKIVWPSAQYDVMAHDSYHCERNELNKKSPLKVLPFPTMRNGSYFVGGVGENSNEIPSKCPETCRPTDHKDWEYC, encoded by the exons ATGTTCCGCTTTTTGGTTATGCTCGATCCCAATGTCGACGTTTTCATTTCAAGGGACACAGACAGTGTCATCTTGCGGATAGAAGTCGACGCTGTTGACGAATGGCTACGCTCCAACTACACCTTTCATCTGATGAGGGATCACAAGAATCACACGGCAATTATTTTGGCAG GAATGTGGGGAGTTAAACTTCACCAACGCAGAGATCTCATTGAAGGTTTGACAAGAGCCATGATACTGGCCGGCCAAGATCAGCAAAAAAGTACAGACCAAACGTTGTTGGATAAGATCGTATGGCCTTCAGCCCAGTATGATGTG ATGGCTCATGACAGCTACCATTGCGAAAGAAATGAACTGAACAAGAAATCTCCGCTAAAAGTTTTACCGTTCCCCACAATGCGCAATGGCAGTTACTTCGTCGGTGGTGTTGGTGAAAATTCTAATGAAATCCCATCAAAATGTCCAGAAACATGTCGACCAACAGATCACAAGGACTGGGAATACTGTTGA
- the LOC124320652 gene encoding uncharacterized protein LOC124320652, whose amino-acid sequence MPNLLCYYFDYFNQKDFIRTSYKSNALISGVFKWILVVIIVCICTRNQRISKMGKESPAPVMCSGNLLDQRDHHYAKEADGSYDNSRMISKLGSCHLMRYTFNQVVGCFNDVLNENNERYYLDRNPSNNLNFIKRPNKNLHFAFIGDSRIRQQFFNLLKLIPDYDRKSEPSPLPFVYHGDMEVTSDIMRLRLSFQWRPLINDSVIDTIRQWATYSQTDRPDLIILGIAMWHMFSTPKEDDHKVYREQLKRLAPFLDQLANVSKVIWLNQYPVVEKYGNIGAMNTEVFSEKIDHYNEAVRSELQNYPEMRILWDSSNSLVEEYIRGCVVFQQRLQLGVYLVTDPDYSYINCNDCRHPGYSALSQATQLLLNDLCNGQHLNFPLK is encoded by the exons ATGCCCAACTTGCTGTGCTATTATTTCGATTATTTCAATCAGAAGGATTTCATTAGAACTTCTTATAAGAGCAATGCATTAATATCGGGTGTGTTCAAGTGGATTCTGGTCGTGATTATCGTGTGCATTTGTACCCGAAATCAGCGTATTtcgaaaatgggaaaagagtCTCCGGCTCCGGTGATGTGCTCGGGGAATTTACTAGACCAACGGGATCACCACTACGCAAAAGAAGCTGATGGATCGTACGACAACAGTCGAATGATATCCAAATTGGGATCTTGCCACCTGATGCGTTACACTTTTAATCAAGTAGTTGGCTGTTTTAATGATGTGCTTAATGAAAATAATGAGCGATACTACTTAGACCGGAATCCTTCTAATAATCTGAATTTCATCAAAAGACccaataaaaatttgcattttgcATTCATAGGCGATTCCAGAATTcgacaacaattttttaacttgcTCAAG TTGATTCCAGACTACGACCGGAAATCAGAACCAAGCCCACTCCCATTTGTTTATCACGGTGATATGGAAGTTACTAGCGATATAATGAGACTACGCTTATCCTTTCAATGGCGACCTCTAATTAATGACAGTGTTATCGATACGATACGTCAGTGGGCAACTTATAGTCAAACTGATCGACCAGACTTGATTATTCTAG GTATTGCCATGTGGCATATGTTTTCAACGCCGAAAGAAGACGACCATAAAGTTTATCGGGAACAACTGAAGCGACTCGCTCCGTTCCTCGACCAGTTGGCGAATGTCAGCAAAGTTATCTGGCTCAACCAATACCCAGTCGTAGAAAAGTATGGTAACATTGGCGCTATGAACACGGAGGTTTTTTCGGAAAAGATCGATCACTACAATGAAGCCGTTCGGTCTGAACTTCA GAATTATCCAGAAATGCGAATCTTGTGGGATTCAAGTAATTCATTAGTTGAGGAATACATTCGCGGATGTGTTGTCTTTCAACAGCGCCTGCAACTTGGAGTGTACCTGGTCACAGATCCAGATTATTCCTATATTAACTGCAATGATTGCAGGCACCCAGGGTACTCGGCCCTGTCGCAAGCCACTCAACTTCTTTTAAATGACCTTTGCAACGGCcaacatttaaatttccccCTTAAATAA
- the LOC124326407 gene encoding predicted GPI-anchored protein 58, with protein MNTFKTVVMICAMLSASCSGQYLSQHNQGNPGLGGMMSAPPAYAGQSQQLQGPSPSSRPSFAPVDQSSSQQQQASPAASASSAFISGVAAPATTQQICTCITVNPTASVAASSAQQQSAQQSASAPLTDSFAPAAQQQQTFSAPQQQQSFAAPQQTFAAPAQQQQAYAPAQSGPAQSGNGRY; from the exons ATGAATACCTTCAAAACT GTCGTTATGATTTGTGCCATGTTGAGCGCTAGCTGCTCCGGCCAGTACCTCTCCCAGCA CAACCAGGGAAACCCTGGACTCGGTGGAATGATGAGCGCTCCCCCGGCCTATGCCGGTCAAAGCCAACAATTGCAAGGTCCATCGCCCAGCAGCCGCCCGTCATTCGCTCCGGTTGATCAatccagcagccagcagcaacaaGCCAGCCCAGCAGCATCGGCCAGCTCTGCTTTCATCAGCGGAGTCGCCGCACCGGCCACCACCCAGCAGATCTGCACTTGCATCACCGTTAACCCAACAGCCTCAGTAGCAGCTTCATCAGCCCAGCAGCAATCAGCCCAGCAATCCGCTTCGGCACCTTTGACCGACTCCTTCGCTCCTGCCGCCCAGCAACAGCAGACCTTCTCTGctccccaacaacaacaatccttCGCTGCTCCCCAACAGACCTTCGCTGCTCCTGCCCAGCAACAGCAGGCGTACGCTCCGGCTCAATCCGGTCCAGCTCAGAGCGGCAACGGACGTTATTAA
- the LOC124320784 gene encoding vitellogenin-5-like, whose translation MARRCCMFVIFVFFLLETAHCQAEGLFENGQEYQYSYQTYTLTGVREPIWFDSSFGIRGNLLIQKQGAEAILKLSDLTLGMHNGDEALFNTIKFLKKPDLVILEKPFKVLFSNGKITGFYVESSDVEWSVNIKKALASKLQMDASAGDISKGETPFMRTVEDTINGACTTSYTFSNDGKGRYLLFKQRNQNDCTNVPRVGFNTFGTTTCTGKQEDELQSTTQVYYKLSRELGKTLKVTHISSFGYQVLQWYPPAGSPLYNRANTTMELKSSGPITKPIPASGLTKHHASLRYTFKRPIPTADEINLSREEDYLHPEEPQSQQTLRIKAVPVLTKLKEVIGWSPLNEEALIDPATSNAIQLITAMSLESLQAVWKSVEKDEELKNLFTEILPLTGTNPAALMVKELVLSGKLSDVEAQRMVAFIPYYLRLPSEKLLASWEDLLKGSSSIKTKELKSAIAIAFGHLVGVTCESKLRPCKNDTINKYSRMVYDAFKSAKTHHEMVVSIMALRNTNFPSAIERLVPYVKTVPQAVRPYVIFALQFVAVSNRDKFLSVIMPIIHNTTEATEIRMAAISTLFRSKPTALELQELIGVALNENNQEVLNFILTTGRNYADTKNPCLQSTSSDLQLLMRRVDHLKTDFFRSSNRVFDFQDGKYGFGGGVQLATVYGEESRAPLIISARANYHISKYRHIPLEMMLRFEGVDDAYLRLFRKLDPKDFKLDTLKDLLQKTLKIAPRQKSQFKVEIVLRSQGYDLMYHHIGGDELGALMEGKAMKELLSRGVKLTRSMVMLGGNQFSWRPNDIGLALGVGLSTPAFARHQLSYGNVNTANKIGRSIQIDLGMNFQVTTYLAVYNPLGVSQGIVKTRGSRFHWPDNVQVSFSPADTQIEIKMSTPTEEKPLSLLFTSKTSAVVSSRDADSKGLSYLKDSCPECEPSALVTRGEKFRKGLVVRESINSRLGLESHVEVSDCETYTGKASIAKLVYESFKPSEINSHGSAPGFLVMGLMQMRNYFYHYPPTGTCSMKTVLHRTRINPAEAIEIRLKADSNPPPWRRAPPGVTYNNVKGSVTLLGTPERKWNVEINVEKEPFNIRSSVTVKIARLANPTLGVPSRALCVNVKTIWSALPQDIFETPSIVQPSVHRDVTMVWGDAPANECPKANAKGISTMTVKVVGNITESQQEAATIRNSYPYDRCDLDRNDAGRTGIAGPMTRACYDAVLHYATPRSYKFDIKYENMSPGGQTALDRINTLLRPVLLPYLSTNSPLTPTKNVAGTGHIELKVDVGEDDINLLVKTDQAHSQYENIDLLKSTRVKLRNARLDMSHLTAIEAGWVGVCDVAPKAVVTFDKTNMNYDLPKCYTLISADCSPTPRYAIFARKTNTSLPMAARVHVGGHTLEFNPMTDSSVELKANDKIVKIETNKPFVLSDKDNITQYAIVNRIGARYFVQVPVLKLSLRYTGDDIVTMIPSIHRSQLCGLCGDYNGQFSNELVGPSGCIMRNATDLAQSYVLRDKSCKETIPTPVCAEPGSEKKSSGILSYLYLDRLIRS comes from the exons ATGGCACGCCGGTGCTGTATGTTTGTTATATTTGTGTTCTTCTTATTGGAAACTGCCCACTGCCAGGCGgaag GTTTGTTTGAAAACGGACAAGAATACCAATACAGCTACCAAACATACACTTTAACTGGCGTTCGTGAACCGATTTGGTTTGACTCTTCTTTCGGTATCCGTGGCAATTTGCTCATCCAGAAACAAGGCGCGGAAGCCATACTCAAA CTTTCAGATCTAACTTTGGGTATGCACAATGGAGACGAAGCTCTGTTCAACACCATCAAATTTCTCAAAAAACCGGATCTAGTTATTTTAGAAAAGCCGtttaaagttttgttttcgaaCGGGAAA atTACCGGATTCTATGTTGAATCGTCGGATGTTGAATGGTCAGTCAACATAAAGAAGGCCCTGGCATCCAAACTGCAGATGGATGCCTCTGCCGGAGATATCAGCAAAGGGGAAACCCCGTTCATGCGTACGGTTGAG GACACTATTAACGGTGCTTGCACTACGAGCTACACTTTCAGCAACGATGGAAAAGGTCGCTATTTGCTTTTCAAACAGCGCAATCAGAACGACTGCACTAATGTTCCTCGTGTGGGTTTCAACACCTTCGGGACCACCACCTGCACCGGCAAACAAGAAGACGAGCTTCAATCAACAACTCAAGTTTATTATAAACTCAGCCGGGAATTGGGCAAAACTTTGAAGGTGACCCACATTTCGTCGTTTGGATATCAAGTTCTCCAATGGTACCCACCGGCAGGATCTCCCCTCTACAATCGAGCCAA CACTACAATGGAACTAAAATCATCGGGCCCCATTACTAAGCCCATCCCTGCATCCGGCCTGACCAAGCACCACGCGAGTCTTCGTTACACCTTCAAGCGTCCGATTCCGACGGCCGATGAAATCAACTTGTCCCGCGAAGAAGATTACTTGCACCCAGAAGAGCCTCAATCGCAACAAACCCTTCGTATCAAA GCTGTTCCCGTATTGACTAAGCTGAAAGAAGTGATCGGTTGGTCGCCTCTTAATGAGGAAGCACTGATAGATCCTGCCACCTCGAACGCCATTCAATTGATAACCGCCATGAGCTTGGAAAGCTTGCAAGCTGTTTGGAAAAGTGTTGAAAAAGACGAGGAACTCAA GAACTTGTTCACTGAGATCCTTCCGTTAACCGGTACAAACCCAGCTGCTCTGATGGTAAAGGAGTTGGTTTTAAGTGGTAAGCTCTCCGACGTGGAAGCTCAGCGCATGGTGGCTTTCATCCCTTATTACCTGCGCCTGCCATCTGAAAAGCTGCTGGCATCCTGGGAAGATCTGTTGAAAGGCAGTTCCAGCATCAAGACAAA GGAATTGAAGTCTGCCATCGCAATCGCGTTCGGTCACCTTGTTGGAGTTACCTGCGAGAGCAAATTAAGGCCGTGCAAGAACGACACTATCAACAAGTACAGTCGAATGGTTTACGATGCCTTCAAATCGGCAAAGACCCACCACGAAATGGTGGTGTCGATCATGGCCTTGCGCAACACCAATTTTCCGTCCGCCATCGAGCGTCTCGTTCCGTACGTCAAAACCGTTCCGCAAGCGGTCCGTCCTTACGTCATTTTCGCCCTGCAGTTTGTGGCTGTTTCCAATCGCGACAAGTTCCTGTCTGTCATCATGCCCATCATTCACAACACGACGGAAGCCACCGAGATCCGAATGGCCGCCATCTCCACTCTATTCCGCTCCAAACCTACCGCCCTCGAGCTGCAAGAGCTGATTGGCGTGGCTCtcaatgaaaataatcaaGAAGTACTCAACTTCATCTTGACCACCGGACGC AACTATGCCGATACTAAGAATCCTTGCCTCCAGTCCACCTCGTCGGATCTGCAGCTGCTGATGCGTCGTGTCGACCATTTGAAAACTGACTTTTTCCGGTCCAGTAATCGCGTCTTTGACTTTCAAGATGGGAAATATGGCTTCGGAGGCGGTGTTCAGTTGGCCACAGTATACGGCGAAGAATCCCGCGCACCCCTTATCATCTCCGCTCGAGCCAACTATCACATTTCTAAATATCGACACATTCCCTTGGAGATGATGCTTCGCTTCGAAG GTGTTGACGATGCTTATCTCCGTCTCTTCCGCAAGCTGGATCCCAAGGACTTTAAGTTAGATACCCTTAAGGATCTGTTGCAGAAAACGTTGAAAATTGCTCCTCGCCAGAAATCTCAATTCAAGGTGGAAATCGTTTTGCGATCACAAGGCTACGATTTGATGTACCATCATATCGGTGGAGATGAACTCGGGGCTCTGATGGAAGGCAAAGCCATGAAAGAGTTGCTCTCTCGCGGCGTCAAGCTGACTCGCAGCATGGTCATGCTGGGTGGAAATCAATTCAGTTGGAGGCCCAACGATATCGGTTTAGCCCTCGGCGTTGGTCTATCCACTCCTGCTTTCGCCCGCCACCAGTTATCCTACGGAAACGTCAATACAGCCAACAAGATTGGTCGCTCCATTCAGATCGATCTCGGCATGAATTTCCAG GTGACCACTTATCTAGCCGTCTACAATCCACTGGGCGTCAGTCAAGGAATAGTCAAGACGCGCGGGTCGCGCTTCCATTGGCCGGACAACGTccaggtttctttttctccggcCGACACCCAGATCGAAATCAAAATGAGCACGCCAACAGAAGAGAAGCCGTTGTCTTTACTGTTTACCAGTAAAACCTCGGCCGTCGTGTCCAGTCGAGATGCTGACTCTAAAGGCCTTTCTTACCTTAAAGACAGCTGCCCTGAATGTGAACCCAGTGCTTTGGTTACTCGAGGCGAGAAATTCCGCAAAG GTTTAGTGGTCCGTGAAAGCATCAACTCTCGACTGGGATTGGAATCGCATGTCGAGGTTAGCGACTGCGAAACTTACACGGGCAAGGCTTCCATCGCCAAACTGGTGTACGAGTCGTTCAAACCTTCCGAGATCAATTCACACGGCAGCGCTCCGGGTTTCTTGGTCATGGGATTGATGCAGATGCGCAACTACTTCTACCACTACCCACCCACCGGTACTTGCTCCATGAAAACGGTTCTGCACCGGACTCGAATCAATCCGGCCGAAGCGATTGAAATCAGATTGAAAGCGGATTCGAACCCACCTCCTTGGAGGAGAGCGCCACCCGGAGTGACGTACAACAACGTCAAAGGCTCCGTCACTCTACTCGGCACTCCCGAACGCAAATGGAACGTCGAAATCAACGTCGAGAAGGAGCCGTTTAATATTCGGTCGTCGGTAACTGTCAAGATCGCCCGATTAGCTAATCCTACGCTGGGCGTTCCCAGCCGAGCTCTTTGCGTCAACGTGAAAACAATTTGGTCCGCTCTACCGCAAGATATTTTCGAGACCCCGTCCATCGTCCAGCCCTCCGTCCATCGTGATGTCACTATGGTCTGGGGTGACGCTCCTGCCAACGAGTGCCCCAAAGCCAATGCCAAAGGTATTTCTACGATGACGGTTAAAGTCGTCGGAAACATTACGGAATCTCAGCAAGAGGCCGCCACCATCCGCAATTCGTACCCTTACGATCGCTGCGATCTGGACCGCAATGACGCTGGACGCACTGGCATTGCAGGTCCCATGACTCGG GCTTGTTACGACGCCGTCCTTCATTACGCCACTCCGCGCAGTTACAAATTCGACATCAAGTATGAAAACATGTCACCCGGTGGTCAGACGGCTCTCGATCGAATCAACACTCTGCTCAGGCCCGTTCTGCTGCCTTATTTGAGCACCAATAGTCCGTTGACTCCGACCAAAAACGTCGCCGGGACTGGGCACATCGAGCTGAAGGTGGACGTCGGAGAAGACGACATCAATCTTCTTGTCAAAACAGATCAAGCTCACAGTCAGTACGAGAATATCGACCTCCTCAAGAGTACGCGCGTGAAATTGCGCAACGCCCGGCTGGACATGTCCCATCTGACGGCCATCGAGGCCGGCTGGGTGGGCGTTTGTGACGTGGCGCCCAAAGCGGTGGTGACTTTTGATAAAACCAACATGAACTATGACCTTCCGAAATGCTACACGCTCATATCAGCTGACTGTTCCCCCACTCCGCGCTACGCTATCTTTGCTAGGAAAACCAACACTTCGTTGCCGATGGCTGCCAGGGTTCACGTCGGAGGGCACACGCTCGAATTCAACCCGATGACCGACAGTAGCGTTGAGCTGAAAGCCAACGATAAGATAGTCAAGATCGAGACTAACAAGCCCTTCGTCTTGAGCGACAAGGATAACATTACGCAATACGCCATCGTCAACAGGATTGGAGCCCGCTATTTTGTCCAGGTTCCTGTTCTCAAGCTGAGTTTACGCTACACCGGCGATGATATCGTCACCATGATTCCGTCTATCCACCGGTCTCAGTTGTGCGGTCTATGCGGAGATTACAATGGGCAGTTCTCCAACGAACTGGTTGGCCCGTCGGGTTGCATCATGAGGAACGCCACCGATTTAGCCCAGTCCTACGTTTTGAGAGATAAAAGCTGCAAGGAGACCATCCCGACTCCAGTTTGTGCTGAACCTGGAAGCGAGAAAAAGTCTTCCGGAATTCTGAGCTATCTCTACCTTGACCGACTCATCCGTTCTTAA